Proteins from a single region of Amblyomma americanum isolate KBUSLIRL-KWMA chromosome 10, ASM5285725v1, whole genome shotgun sequence:
- the LOC144107716 gene encoding uncharacterized protein LOC144107716 isoform X2, translated as MRVWASPQGRSYMSWSTRDYILGVPSGQDSTGLIIARSRHGTPHGQDSPDPRHPVSNYIESTLISMGDQQNTPTKKKLHECSHCKKVFTKRSQLVVHLRVHTGDRPYLCDHCGSSFAQKPHLKVHQRTHSGERPYRCDHCGSSFALKATLEAHLRTHTGERPYRCDYCASAFAASSNLIEHLRTHTGERPYRCQYCGSAFAIRSTLVLHIRTHTGEKPYRCQLCPMVFAQHSQLARHVRSHNGEKPFQCDLCLKSFSEKCNLARHKELKHKRDCSVP; from the exons ATGCGAGTGTGGGCCTCTCCCCAAGGCAGGTCTTACATGA GCTGGAGCACAAGGGACTACATACTTGGTGTACCTTCTGGACAGGATTCAACAG GTTTGATCATAGCACGGAGCAGACATGGCACACCTCATGGGCAAGATTCACCCGATCCGAGGCACCCTGTGAGCAACTACATAGAATCTACTCTTATCAGCATGGGTGACCAGCAGAATACACCGACAAAGAAGAAGCTGCATGAGTGCAGCCACTGCAAAAAGGTATTCACAAAGAGAAGCCAGCTAGTGGTGCATCTGCGAGTTCATACCGGCGACCGCCCATACCTCTGTGACCATTGTGGtagcagctttgcacaaaagcCCCATCTAAAGGTACACCAGCGCACTCACTCAGGCGAGCGCCCCTatcgttgtgaccactgtggtaGCAGCTTTGCACTGAAGGCAACCCTTGAGGCACATCTTCGTACTCACACTGGCGAACGTCCATACCGTTGTGACTACTGTGCCAGTGCCTTTGCTGCGAGTAGCAACCTGATAGAACACCTACGAACCCACACAGGTGAACGTCCATATCGTTGCCAGTACTGTGGTAGTGCCTTTGCAATAAGGAGTACCCTGGTTTTGCACATCCGAACCCACACAGGTGAAAAGCCGTATCGGTGCCAGCTATGTCCCATGGTTTTTGCACAGCATTCACAACTTGCGAGACATGTGCGATCCCACAACGGTGAAAAGCCATTTCAGTGCGACTTGTGCCTGAAGAGCTTCTCTGAGAAGTGCAACTTGGCACGTCACAAAGAACTTAAACACAAAAGAGATTGTAGTGTTCCATGA
- the LOC144107716 gene encoding uncharacterized protein LOC144107716 isoform X1, which yields MSCGGLCLSIIWLSNAGWSTRDYILGVPSGQDSTGLIIARSRHGTPHGQDSPDPRHPVSNYIESTLISMGDQQNTPTKKKLHECSHCKKVFTKRSQLVVHLRVHTGDRPYLCDHCGSSFAQKPHLKVHQRTHSGERPYRCDHCGSSFALKATLEAHLRTHTGERPYRCDYCASAFAASSNLIEHLRTHTGERPYRCQYCGSAFAIRSTLVLHIRTHTGEKPYRCQLCPMVFAQHSQLARHVRSHNGEKPFQCDLCLKSFSEKCNLARHKELKHKRDCSVP from the exons ATGTCATGtggaggcctgtgtcttagtaTAATATGGCTTTCAAATGCAGGCTGGAGCACAAGGGACTACATACTTGGTGTACCTTCTGGACAGGATTCAACAG GTTTGATCATAGCACGGAGCAGACATGGCACACCTCATGGGCAAGATTCACCCGATCCGAGGCACCCTGTGAGCAACTACATAGAATCTACTCTTATCAGCATGGGTGACCAGCAGAATACACCGACAAAGAAGAAGCTGCATGAGTGCAGCCACTGCAAAAAGGTATTCACAAAGAGAAGCCAGCTAGTGGTGCATCTGCGAGTTCATACCGGCGACCGCCCATACCTCTGTGACCATTGTGGtagcagctttgcacaaaagcCCCATCTAAAGGTACACCAGCGCACTCACTCAGGCGAGCGCCCCTatcgttgtgaccactgtggtaGCAGCTTTGCACTGAAGGCAACCCTTGAGGCACATCTTCGTACTCACACTGGCGAACGTCCATACCGTTGTGACTACTGTGCCAGTGCCTTTGCTGCGAGTAGCAACCTGATAGAACACCTACGAACCCACACAGGTGAACGTCCATATCGTTGCCAGTACTGTGGTAGTGCCTTTGCAATAAGGAGTACCCTGGTTTTGCACATCCGAACCCACACAGGTGAAAAGCCGTATCGGTGCCAGCTATGTCCCATGGTTTTTGCACAGCATTCACAACTTGCGAGACATGTGCGATCCCACAACGGTGAAAAGCCATTTCAGTGCGACTTGTGCCTGAAGAGCTTCTCTGAGAAGTGCAACTTGGCACGTCACAAAGAACTTAAACACAAAAGAGATTGTAGTGTTCCATGA